The genomic window ACTCGCGAAACAATTGATCAGCCATATTAATCTTGAAAAAATTACTCCATTTATTGAAAAAGAAATAAAGTCTTCTTTTCATTCAATTGAAATGAGTACGGTCTTACAGTCTGTCATCAATCAAGTGCTCATTCGCAGATATGATGAGAAGGTGCTAGATTTTCTTCTTGGTAAGGCAGAGGAATGGATAAAAAAAGGTGAAACGAAGATTCAACTCGGCAACATGGCAATTCGGGCACTTGACAATTTAGAGTTAGACGGTTTTCTGCAGTTTGCACTTAAATCATTTCAGAATTTATTGAATGAAGAAAAACTCGGCAGCATTTTACAAAACTTACTCCTTAGTGTGGTAAGCAGGTTGAGTAAGGTAGATGATACGAACAGAAAGGTTTTGCTTCTACATATTCGTACGGAACTGAAAAACATACAAGACGATAAGAAGCTATGGGAAGAGATAGAAAAATGGAAGGGTCATTTTATTGCTGACTGGAATCCTGCGGAAAAAATAAAAGAAATCTTGCAGCAAACTCAACAGAAAGCATTGGCCTTTGTTCAAGACAGCGAGTTTATGGATTCTTATCTTCTTCCATTTTTCACACGCTTTTTGAACGATCTAAAGGAAGACAAGGCAAAGATCACGAACATTGAAAACTGGATACAAAAGCAATTCTCAAATCTTCTTGAAGAAAATCATTCAAAAATAGGCAAGCTTGTACAGGAGAATCTTGATAAACTTGATGATGAAACGCTTATTCATATGATGGAAAATAACATCGGGAAAGACTTGCAGTGGATTAGGGTGAATGGAGCCGTTTGCGGTTTTATTATCGGGATTTTCTTAAGTATAATCAAAGCGCTTATTTATTGATTCATTTTTATATGCTTCTTTGACATAGTATTTGGTTTCATCTTGGTCAAGATTCGCATATTCAAATAGATGCGAATATTTTACGTTTTACTGATCTATTTAATAAAAATAAAAACAATCGGCTGAAATATATTTATCAAAAGTGATAGTAGGGGAGGGATTTAATGGAAAAGTATATTTTATCTTTAGATCAGGGTACAACAAGTTCTCGAGCAATTCTTTTTAATAGAAATGGAGAGATTGTTCACATTGCTCAAAAAGAATTCACACAACTTTTCCCGAAACCGGGATGGGTTGAGCATAATGCAAATGAAATTTGGGGATCCATTTTAGCTGTCATTGCAAGTGTTTTATCAGAATCAGGTGTAAAACCTGACCAAATTGCAGCAATAGGAATCACCAACCAGAGAGAAACAACAGTTGTTTGGGATAAAGAAACAGGCAACCCTGTATATAATGCAATTGTTTGGCAATCGAGGCAAACAAACGGAATTTGTGAAGAGTTGAAAGAAAAAGGGTACAATGATCTTTTTCGGAAAAAAACCGGGTTGCTAATTGATGCATACTTCTCTGGAACAAAAGTTAAATGGATCCTTGATCATGTAGAGGGTGCCAGAGAGAAAGCAGAACAGGGAAAATTATTATTCGGCACGATTGATACATGGCTGATTTGGAAGCTTTCCGGCGGCCGTGCTCATGTAACCGACTACAGTAATGCATCCCGCACATTAATGTACAATATTCATGA from Bacillus methanolicus includes these protein-coding regions:
- a CDS encoding DUF445 domain-containing protein; the encoded protein is MMSKKSKQPKKSKRLASYSLAVMGTGFVATIPFQGSFLGGLMQGGFEAGLVGGLADWFAVTALFRHPMGLPIPHTALLPKNRQRMTNALVSTLEKDWLSKESIRNKIKQINFAEKILSVLEREIHSDSIKKSTVSLAKQLISHINLEKITPFIEKEIKSSFHSIEMSTVLQSVINQVLIRRYDEKVLDFLLGKAEEWIKKGETKIQLGNMAIRALDNLELDGFLQFALKSFQNLLNEEKLGSILQNLLLSVVSRLSKVDDTNRKVLLLHIRTELKNIQDDKKLWEEIEKWKGHFIADWNPAEKIKEILQQTQQKALAFVQDSEFMDSYLLPFFTRFLNDLKEDKAKITNIENWIQKQFSNLLEENHSKIGKLVQENLDKLDDETLIHMMENNIGKDLQWIRVNGAVCGFIIGIFLSIIKALIY